TAGACTGAGATTATTTTCAACTTGGAGTTTTCTGTTATACCAAACTTGTCTACAAATCCAGCAGCCACTTCAAGTACGTATTTAGCTTCTTCGCCATTTCCATTTGTAAATGTGCAAGTCATAGTTTCAAGTGCGGATTTGCAAGGTTGAGTATCTTTTTCTATATGGACTACATTCCCTTGTGCATCAATCCACATGATATCTAGGGAAAATTGCATGTTTAGCATCCACATTGAGCGAATTCCTTGGTCTTCAAAGATGAAAAGCATTCCTTGATCATATGGTAATTTTTCTTGGAACATCAGGCCTCTCGTTTGGAGCGGTTTTGTGTCTGCAATTTGAACTTGGAGTGTTTCGTCGTCGATTTTGATTATGCCTCGCGGAAATTCAGTCTGTTCTAGCTTGACGTCTTTTGGTATAGATGACATTCCTACAACGCCAATTATTACTGCGGCTATTCCGATTGGTATTAGGACCTGAGCGCGACTTGCCACAGAATTACAAAATCAAATGGTCGTTAAAAACCAATTATCCAATTTGATTATAAGAGCCGCGATATACCACAAAACAATTTGAAGAAAAAAGGCGAGATACGATTAGAGTCAATCAAGGCTGCCCACAGATCAACTAAATCAGATCTTTCCAGGATGGAGGACTATTTGGAGGTAATATCAGAGCTTGTTGAGCTAAAGGGATACGCTACAACTCTTGATGTTTCTCGCTACATGAATGTCAGTGCGCCAAGCGTCACCAAGATGCTACAAAGACTAGATGAGGGAGGTTATCTCAAATACGAAAAATATCATGGAATAAACCTAACCACGAAGGGAAACAGTGTTGCAGACGCAATACGACAAAAACACGGAATCCTACTAGAGTTTTTTGAAATACTTGGAATAGAACACGAGACTGCAAATCAAGATGCCGAGGGAATAGAGCATCATCTAAATCCGAAAACCATAAAACAGCTACGAAAGTTCATCGCATATTTGAAGTCTAATCAGAAAATTCTCGAAGGGTTCAAGAATCTTTAATCATAATATCGATATCATTTTTTGAAAAAGCTGATCTGGATAGTATTTTTCCTGCATCGGAACGTTTGGACATCTTGATTTTTCCGTGTCTAGCAACTCTTGCTGTTGCAACATATTGGTCTTTGATGTATAATTCTGCAAGCTGTCCACTGAAACGCTTGTTTACTTCAAAGAGTAAAGTATTTTTTGATTCGGAGAAATCAAATGATACTCCATGTCCTGAACTCTCTGAAAATGGTTCTTGTGAGTCTTTTTCCTGGACATCGATGTGGACATGTAGTATCTTTTCCATCTCATTAATGGTAGTGCCGCCTTTTCCTATCAGTGACGGAATTGCGTCCTTTTTTATTTTGATTCGAACATTGTTTTCTGACAGGACCTCGATTTGCGGATTTGGATCAAATCTTCGTATTGTTTCTTTGATTTTTTCTGCAGCCAGTTTGTAAACCCCAGACTTGGTTTCTGCGCCTTCCGTTACCGGAACAATTACGTTTTCTTCGCCAAAGGTATAGATTTCATACTCTAGTGTACCAGTCTCAAAATCTGCAATCTCTATTACAGGTCTTGCCAAGTCTTGCTCAACCATTCCTGACGGTACCTTGACTTTTAATTCTAAATCATAAACTTTGGCAATACCTCCATCTTTTACAAACACCACAGTATCAATTACGCTTGGAATCATCCCGAGCTCTATTTTTCCAATAAATCTTTGTATTCCATCAAGAGGCATGTTTGCGTGAACCACGCCAACCATCCCTACACCTGCAAGCCTCAAGTCAGCAAATACCCTAAAGTCATTCCTTTGTCGCACCTCATCAAATATTGTATAATCTGGCCTGACAAGTAACAAAATATCTGCTGAATTCTCAAAGCTACCATCCAGTTTGGTGTACTGAGTTACATTTTTGTCGACTTGGAGGTCTCGCGGTGACTCAAATGTCTTTACAACATTTCCCTTTGAGGCATAAAAATTCGCAATGCTTGATGCAAGTGTGCTTTTGCCAGAGCCCGGAGGCCCAGAAATAATTACTCCTTCGGCTTGGTCTGAAAGCCTTTCCATTAGTTTTGTAGATACACAATATTGGTCCAGCGTCATTTTTATGGTTGGATGAACTATAGTTATTTCGTGTGATTCCGAAAATGGTGGTCTAGTTATCGCTATTCTGTAATCTGCATATTGTATGACTAGTGCACCTGATTTTGAGATTTCTATTGTTCCTGCGTTCGATATTTTGCTTGCTTCCAGAATTTGTGTAGTGATTAATTCCAGGTATTGCTCATCAAGCGTTTTTTCTTCTAGTTTGACTAGAACAAATGCACCTGGTCTTCCTTTTTTGGCAAAAGGAGGATTGTTTTCCTTTAGGTGAACACTCATTGTTGTATTGTCAAAGAATCGCAAAAATTCAAGATTTGATGCAATTTTTTCCGGCTTTTGATAGAATACTGAAATTCCCTCTGCTTCTGCAGTCAAGCCCTGAACATAATCTGCCGTGTACAGTCTTGCAGAGTATTGTTTTGCAATGTCCTTTATGATTGCGTCAATTCTACCATGTTTTGCAAGTCGTATATCGTCAAGGCTTGGTCGCTGGCCTACAAACTGGATTTGGGTGTTGTTTTGCTGGCATAGTTTTTGGATTTTTTTTATTTCCTCCAAGCCTACAAAGCCCTGCTCTTTTCCCTGCGAAGCTTGCGCCTGCAGCTCATCTAGTGCAGCCATTGGGATTATCAGATCATCCTGTATTGACTTTGACTCGAGTTGTTTTGCTATAAAGCCATTAATTATTACACTGGTGTCTGCAACTATTTTTGGCACAAGTCCCCAAGACAGACTGGCACTATTAACCATAACTACAAACTAAACTTTTCATACCAAATAAAGATCAGAAAAAACAATTTCAACAATAGGAGACAAGAATGTGATTATCATAGAAGACGGCCCAGGCGCCGGCATTTTGCCAAAATAATTTCTAACCAAATTTGGACTCAAAAATCTACTATTTTCAAAGTGGCAAAACCTGAATAGCGGCGTTTATGGAACCAGTATAATCAAAAAGATCCCGCTAGGTTTCTAGATTACAACTTACAGATGTGGCTGGTTCGTGAACCATGGTTAGATTTACTCTTACAAAGGGAGGCCATAAAGTCGCAATGTAATCAAATAATCAAAACTTTTCAACATAGCCCAAAATAACCCAAGTTTTGCGATTCCCAAGCATGGATAAGAACACTGAATTTTATGCCACGTGTAGTGAATATTTTGCGGCATTGCGCAAGGCAGGCAAAAACGACTATGCGTTTGAGGATGAATACTTTTACACTATGCCGGTGATTTCAGGCAACAAATAACAATAAGCAACATCTCAAAAAATCGTGGAATGTCAAAATGCAATCAAAATTGCGCTAGAGCATGGCGCAACATACTGCGATGTCAGATCAGAGCGGAGTAAAAAGCAAGGAATCGTAGTGGAGACTGGACATCTGGAACAGTCCCAAATAAAATTTGACAGAGGGATAGGAATCAGAATTCTCTATGATGGTGCTTGGGGATTTTTTGCCACAACCGATGATGGAAAAGTAAATGATGGTATAATTTCTGCAATAAAGGCAGCAAAGGCCACATCAAAAAAGAACAAAGTAAAACTTGCAAACATACCAACAAATAAAAAAACAATAGAATTTACGATTACTAAAAAACCGGAAATCGAAGACTTGACAAGATTAGCATTTGAATGCGACAGCATAATGAAGGAAAATAAGAAAATTACAAAAAGACAGATCTTTGCACAGTCAATCTTTACTGAAAAGAATTTTGAAAGCAGCGAAGGAGTCATAATTACTCAAAACTATATGGATTGTACAATAGACCTAACGGTGACTGCTCGACAGAACATAACACAATCAATCAACATTACTGAAGGTGGGCGCGGCGGGCTTGAAAAGATCAGCGATGCAACAAAATCTGCAAAAGAGATATCGGACAAGGTAGTCCAGCTCCTAGACGCCAAGGCGCCGAAGGAGGAAAAGGCAACACTTGTGATGAATCCCGACTTTGTTGCACTGCTTACGCACGAGATTTTAGGGCATCCATCAGAAGCAGATAGAATCCTTGGAAAGGAGATGGCTTGGGCAGGAGGTGCGTGGTGGGCAGGAAAGCTGGGGCAAAAAATCGGCTCTGATACCCTAAATGTAATTGATGATCCCACAATGGCAAGCCTTGGCCAATTTGCATTTGATGACGAGGGGGTAAAGACAAAAAGAACAAGACTAGTTCATAATGGCACCCTAGTAAACCACATGCACAGCCGAGAAACTGCAGAGATCTTTGGGGTGGAGCCGACTGGCTCTATGCGGGCAACATCATATCAGTTCATGCCGTTGATTAGAATGTCATGTACATGTATAGAACCGGGAGAATGGAGCCCCCAGGAAATTATCAAGGAAGTCAAACATGGGTATCTTATATCAAACATGAAAGTGCCGTCAATAGACATGAAACGCCACAACTGGAGCATTTCTGCCCAATATGCAAACAGAATTGAGAATGGAGAGGTAAAGGAATTGTTGCGTGATATCATTATAGTAGGAACTGCTCCAGAATTTTTCTCGTCAATTGACGCATGTGGTGATGACTTTACCATACGCCCAATCACCAACTGTGGCAAAGGAGATCCAATGCAGCAAATGAAAATGGGAAACGGAGGACCTACAATACGTGGCGTGGCAACAATTAGGAGCGCGGGATGAATATTTCTGAAATTAGGGATCAGGTAATTTCTTGCACCAAATGTGAACTATGCAAGACTCGTACCAATGCAGTTCCAGGAAAGGGAAATCCAAGTGCCAAAATTGTATTCATTGGTGAAGCACCTGGAAGAATGGAAGACATAAGAGGCGAGCCGTTTGTGGGCTCGGCAGGAAAGAAACTAGCCGATGCACTTGCAAAAAATGGGATTTTGCGAGATTCTGTATATATTACAAACGTGGTCAAGTGCCGCCCGCCAAGTAACCGGGTTCCAAATGAATCCGAGCGGGAATCATGCAGAGCATATCTTGATGCAGAGATAGAAGTAATGAATCCGGAGATAATCTGCGTATTGGGCAACACCGCAAGCAAGTCTGTCTTTGGGCAGGGAGAAATAACAAAGAACAGAGGCAAGATTATAGAAAAAGATGGCAAAAAATATTTTCTGACGTTTCACCCTGCGGCAATGATTTACAACCAAGAATTGGCCGCAATATTTGAGTCAGACATTGCAACACTTGCAAAACTAGTAAAATGATACTAGCACGAAAATTCTACGAGCAAGACACAGTAGATGTCGCAAGGAACCTCCTAGGCAAAGTTCTGGTGCGCAAAATAGGAAAAACCACAGTATCAGGCATAATTACAGAGACTGAAGCCTACCGCCAAGCGGATGACCCTGCAAGCCATGCATATAGAGGAATCACTCCTAGAAACCAGGCAATGTTTGGAAACGTCGGATGTACCTACGTGTATTTTACATACGGAATGTATCATTGTCTCAATGTTGTGGCAAGAAGCCAAAAGCATCGAGCAGGTGCAGTCTTGATTCGCGGATTACAGCCAAAGACTGGAATTGACACCATGATAAAAAACAGAAAGACCGACAAGATTACAAATCTGACAAGCGGTCCTGGTAAACTCACAATAGCGCTAGACATTACAAAAAAGCAGTACGGCGAAGACTTGGTAAGATCATCAAAATTATACATCACCGAAGGAGTTACGCCGGACAGAATAATTGCGTCGCCTAGAATCGGGATTCGACTAGGTGTGGATAAGAAATGGAACTTTAGGACTAGTCATCGTCTTTTTGTATAGTCCATGGTGCGAACCTGCCAAGGATTTTTTCCCAATTTAGGCGTAAGACCAATAGCACTGAGCCTGTTGTTACTGCTACAAACACGCCAAATCCTACATAGATTATGGTCGGATCCTCTATGTCCTCCAGAAACGGGTCGACATGGTTCATTCCAAAATAATGTGATATCAGCACTATGATATAGCACAAAATTATTTTACCAATCAAA
The genomic region above belongs to Nitrososphaerota archaeon and contains:
- a CDS encoding DUF192 domain-containing protein, yielding MASRAQVLIPIGIAAVIIGVVGMSSIPKDVKLEQTEFPRGIIKIDDETLQVQIADTKPLQTRGLMFQEKLPYDQGMLFIFEDQGIRSMWMLNMQFSLDIMWIDAQGNVVHIEKDTQPCKSALETMTCTFTNGNGEEAKYVLEVAAGFVDKFGITENSKLKIISV
- a CDS encoding TldD/PmbA family protein produces the protein MVECQNAIKIALEHGATYCDVRSERSKKQGIVVETGHLEQSQIKFDRGIGIRILYDGAWGFFATTDDGKVNDGIISAIKAAKATSKKNKVKLANIPTNKKTIEFTITKKPEIEDLTRLAFECDSIMKENKKITKRQIFAQSIFTEKNFESSEGVIITQNYMDCTIDLTVTARQNITQSINITEGGRGGLEKISDATKSAKEISDKVVQLLDAKAPKEEKATLVMNPDFVALLTHEILGHPSEADRILGKEMAWAGGAWWAGKLGQKIGSDTLNVIDDPTMASLGQFAFDDEGVKTKRTRLVHNGTLVNHMHSRETAEIFGVEPTGSMRATSYQFMPLIRMSCTCIEPGEWSPQEIIKEVKHGYLISNMKVPSIDMKRHNWSISAQYANRIENGEVKELLRDIIIVGTAPEFFSSIDACGDDFTIRPITNCGKGDPMQQMKMGNGGPTIRGVATIRSAG
- a CDS encoding transcriptional regulator: MEDYLEVISELVELKGYATTLDVSRYMNVSAPSVTKMLQRLDEGGYLKYEKYHGINLTTKGNSVADAIRQKHGILLEFFEILGIEHETANQDAEGIEHHLNPKTIKQLRKFIAYLKSNQKILEGFKNL
- a CDS encoding uracil-DNA glycosylase, encoding MNISEIRDQVISCTKCELCKTRTNAVPGKGNPSAKIVFIGEAPGRMEDIRGEPFVGSAGKKLADALAKNGILRDSVYITNVVKCRPPSNRVPNESERESCRAYLDAEIEVMNPEIICVLGNTASKSVFGQGEITKNRGKIIEKDGKKYFLTFHPAAMIYNQELAAIFESDIATLAKLVK
- a CDS encoding DNA-3-methyladenine glycosylase; the protein is MILARKFYEQDTVDVARNLLGKVLVRKIGKTTVSGIITETEAYRQADDPASHAYRGITPRNQAMFGNVGCTYVYFTYGMYHCLNVVARSQKHRAGAVLIRGLQPKTGIDTMIKNRKTDKITNLTSGPGKLTIALDITKKQYGEDLVRSSKLYITEGVTPDRIIASPRIGIRLGVDKKWNFRTSHRLFV
- a CDS encoding ATPase — encoded protein: MPKIVADTSVIINGFIAKQLESKSIQDDLIIPMAALDELQAQASQGKEQGFVGLEEIKKIQKLCQQNNTQIQFVGQRPSLDDIRLAKHGRIDAIIKDIAKQYSARLYTADYVQGLTAEAEGISVFYQKPEKIASNLEFLRFFDNTTMSVHLKENNPPFAKKGRPGAFVLVKLEEKTLDEQYLELITTQILEASKISNAGTIEISKSGALVIQYADYRIAITRPPFSESHEITIVHPTIKMTLDQYCVSTKLMERLSDQAEGVIISGPPGSGKSTLASSIANFYASKGNVVKTFESPRDLQVDKNVTQYTKLDGSFENSADILLLVRPDYTIFDEVRQRNDFRVFADLRLAGVGMVGVVHANMPLDGIQRFIGKIELGMIPSVIDTVVFVKDGGIAKVYDLELKVKVPSGMVEQDLARPVIEIADFETGTLEYEIYTFGEENVIVPVTEGAETKSGVYKLAAEKIKETIRRFDPNPQIEVLSENNVRIKIKKDAIPSLIGKGGTTINEMEKILHVHIDVQEKDSQEPFSESSGHGVSFDFSESKNTLLFEVNKRFSGQLAELYIKDQYVATARVARHGKIKMSKRSDAGKILSRSAFSKNDIDIMIKDS